A window from Vespa velutina chromosome 13, iVesVel2.1, whole genome shotgun sequence encodes these proteins:
- the LOC124953641 gene encoding anaphase-promoting complex subunit 15 has translation MSIIPLWPSLRPRITDPLWFDADSPVDEESEVTALEAEHQAWREHVRVQGYDHIPIGKTVSDFRGSEEEEEEEEEEEGDGEEEEESDTHEEEEEEIDEIDMEVSYPHQPQRSSPTDTVTDPVSIRVVNSVNAHTPRYT, from the exons ATGTCGATTATACCATTATGGCCGAGTTTACGACCAAGAATAACGGATCCTTTGTGGTTCGACGCTGATAGTCCCGTTGACGAAGAATCCGAAGTAACTGCTTTGGAAGCGGAACATCAAGCATGG AGAGAACATGTCCGTGTACAAGGATACGATCATATACCGATCGGGAAGACAGTTAGTGAC TTTAGAGGAtcagaggaagaggaagaggaggaagaagaagaggagggtgacggtgaggaagaagaagagtcggACACccatgaagaagaagaggaagaaatagatGAAATAGACATGGAAGTTAGCTACCCTCATCAACCTCAAAGATCTAGTCCAACGGACACAGTGACAGATCCTGTGTCCATCAGAGTGGTCAACAGTGTCAATGCGCATACTCCTCGTTATACTTAA